The genomic DNA GACCAAGACGCGGATGACGTCACTGATTGCTTCGGCGAAACGATCGCAGGAAGGGCATCAGCTACGTCATAGCGTCGCTGCGTGGGCGAATGCCAAAGGGTTGGACGTGGATACGATGGGGGGCGGATACATCCCCTTTGGTGCCAAGGCCGAAGGGCTGGCCCCGTACCGCTATTCCATCGTGATCGAGAACGTGCGCGAACCGAACTACTTTACTGAAAAGCTACTGGATGCGGTGCTGTGCGAAACTGTGCCGATATACTGGGGCTGTCCCAATATTGCTGATTTCATCGACACGAGCGGCATGATCCTGTGCCAGTGCGAAGCGGATATTCACCGCGCGGTTCAGGATGTATCCGAGGCACAGTATGAAACGCTGCGCCCTGCGCTGATCAGAGCGCAGGGGCAAGCGGATGGATGGGGTGATTACATGGGACGCGCGGCGCAGGCGGTATTGAACAGCGCGTGAGGCGGTGCAGTGGCCGGATTACGCATCCGGCCGGCAACTGTTGGTCCGGAACTAGAACGGGATCAGGAAATCGAGCGAATACAGCATCTGATCGATCTTGATCGGCCCGTTGTCAAAGTATAGCCACGAAATGCCGGGTCCACCCTGTATCAACCCAAAGTCGAACATGAACCGTGTCCCGACGTCAAAGAAGGCGCCGTCTGCCCTGCGGTAGAAATTGAAGTTGGGCACATCGACCTTGGCCTGACCGTAACCGGCGTTGGCGAACAGCATCCAGCCGAATCCGTTAAAGCCGAGGCTGCTGGCGGCAGAGGACGACAGAGCCGAAGATTGCCCGATGGGGTCGCCGAGGACCAGAACGTTCAGGCCGCCATAGACACCGTGCAGTTTTGTACGGGCGCCTCTTCCGGTCGGGGAGAACCCTCCGCCGGTTGGCACCAGATAGTTGACCTTGTTCTGCTGGGCCATGATGCCGAGCACGAAATAGGGTGTCAGCCCCCCAAAGAAACTGGACGAAGCGGCGGCCTGTGCCGCAGCGATTTCCCAGCCAAATTCGAGACGCCCGCCAGAGAATTGATTATAGTGCAGGATACCTTCTGGAGTGCCGCCGCTGCCCAGAACGTCCCAGCCGCTGTCGCCCGAAGGAAAGGTCAAGCCCAGCAACATCCAACTGGGTCCGCGCACAAATGAGGAAACCCCCGAGGATTGCGTGCTGAAACTAAGTGGTTCGGCTGGTGTGATCGCGGCGGAATTTGGTTTTGCCTGCGTGTCGGCCATGGCGAATGATGCCATCATCGCAGTACCAGCGAGCGCATTGATCAGCGTCTTTTTCAAGCTGGGCATATGTCCCTCCAATTTTGCAGTCATTGCGCCCATACCGTTGCGCTAAAATTCACCCACCCGTAATTCTGACAACATGCGCCATCTATGTCTTGAGACATAGTTCGCGAGAACAAGAGCTACTCCATACGGTGCCGTTTGCGCAAGAAATCGCTTCTTACTATGCAGTGAGAAGTTACTTCCGTTACGGAATCGACACTTATCGGCAGCCAAAAAGCGAAGATGTGCGGGGAAATATTACAAAATGAGACTTATGGTATCATTTACGCAATATGCGTGAGGTCTGAAGGTTCGCTGCCCGAATCAGCGGCCAAGTGCAGCCTTAGTGAAAGCCTCTCAGGGCCTCGGAATTGATAATAAGTGTGTTGAGCGGCGATACGGTCAGCTCTTTGGTTGCCTTCCCGGATAGCTCCGGGGGGGCTGCGCGCAGTGTCTTCAGGCATGTCAGCAGGGCATCCAGACCGCTGCGGTCCAGTTCCGGTGCAGTGGCTGCGCCGGGGCTGGGGGCATTGCCATGCGCGCCGAGAATACGGGTCGTGTCCCGAATGGTGTCGCGCAGGGTTCGCGCCGTTTCGGCGTAGTCGGTGAGCCGTGCGCCGGGCACCTGTGCATAGAGCGGACCATGATAGAGGAAATCCGCCGCAAAGAGCAGATCCGCCTCAGGCCACCAGAGTGATACACTGTCAGGCGAATGGCCGGGTGTGTGCAGCAGGGTAAGTGCAGTATCGCCCAACTGAATCGTGCTGCCAATTGGCAACCAGCCAGCAACTGCAAAGCTGGGCGGCACGCGGTCCTCGCTCTTGCCAAGAAACAGGGTCTCGGTCGGGGTCATGATCCCATCTGTGGCGCAGTCCCGCAGGATGGGCAGATCGGGCAGCACGACGGTGTCAAAGGCCAGAACGTTGCCCAGATGATCGTAGTGCATGTGCGATGGAATCACGGTCAAAGGCAGATCGGTGAGGCCTGCAACGATGGGCGCGATTTCGCCATAGTAAGAGCCGGTATCAAACAGCAGGGCGCGTTCGCCGCCGCAGATCAGGTAG from Roseovarius pelagicus includes the following:
- a CDS encoding MBL fold metallo-hydrolase, with amino-acid sequence MSPNDWYTVQQVASGVHAIGEPHYHQQNWSYLICGGERALLFDTGSYYGEIAPIVAGLTDLPLTVIPSHMHYDHLGNVLAFDTVVLPDLPILRDCATDGIMTPTETLFLGKSEDRVPPSFAVAGWLPIGSTIQLGDTALTLLHTPGHSPDSVSLWWPEADLLFAADFLYHGPLYAQVPGARLTDYAETARTLRDTIRDTTRILGAHGNAPSPGAATAPELDRSGLDALLTCLKTLRAAPPELSGKATKELTVSPLNTLIINSEALRGFH